In Methanothrix sp., a genomic segment contains:
- the mcrB gene encoding coenzyme-B sulfoethylthiotransferase subunit beta, producing the protein MSDKIDLYSDRGVLLKSDVDLSAVSPLKNAAMQRLIALTKRTVAVNLAGIDAALKTGKVAGGRRQIKGRELNYDVLGNASAIADKIKSLLQVTPGDDTNVQVLGGGKQLLVQVPTSRVNAASEFVVGLTGAASATVEALIQQFNVGIVEAPMIHASVWGEYPQTVGMNGGNVASVLNIPQNDEGLGFALRNVMANHLAVITKRNAMNAAALASIYEQIGEFEMGNAMGIFERHQLLGMAYQGLNANNLVYETVKANGKTGTIGTVVQSLVAKALEDKVIKADKKLPSGYVMYDANDVSKWNAYAAAGVLAATMVNCGALRGAQAVSSTLLYFNDILEKETALPGCDFGRVMGTAVGFSFFSHSIYGGGGPGVFNGNHVVTRHSRGFAIPCVAAAVALDAGTQMFTPEMTSGLVGAIYGEIKEFREPIVSVAEAV; encoded by the coding sequence GTGTCTGATAAGATAGACCTATACAGCGACCGCGGAGTTCTTTTGAAGAGCGACGTCGACCTGAGCGCCGTCAGCCCTCTCAAGAACGCGGCCATGCAGAGGCTCATTGCCCTTACTAAGCGAACTGTCGCCGTAAACCTGGCCGGCATCGATGCTGCCCTTAAGACCGGAAAGGTTGCAGGCGGACGCAGGCAGATCAAGGGAAGGGAGCTAAATTACGATGTTCTTGGAAATGCCAGTGCCATTGCTGACAAGATAAAGTCTCTGCTCCAGGTGACACCTGGCGATGACACCAATGTTCAGGTTCTTGGCGGCGGCAAGCAACTGCTAGTCCAGGTCCCCACTTCCAGGGTCAATGCCGCCTCCGAGTTCGTTGTGGGATTGACCGGCGCTGCCTCTGCCACTGTTGAGGCTCTGATCCAGCAGTTCAATGTAGGCATCGTCGAGGCCCCAATGATCCATGCCTCCGTCTGGGGCGAGTACCCGCAGACAGTGGGCATGAACGGAGGAAACGTAGCCTCTGTTCTGAACATCCCCCAGAACGATGAAGGCCTGGGATTTGCCCTCAGAAACGTCATGGCCAACCACCTGGCCGTCATCACCAAGAGAAACGCCATGAATGCTGCCGCTCTGGCATCCATCTACGAGCAGATCGGCGAGTTCGAGATGGGCAATGCTATGGGCATATTCGAGCGCCATCAGCTCTTGGGCATGGCATATCAGGGCCTGAACGCCAATAACCTGGTCTATGAGACCGTCAAGGCCAATGGCAAGACAGGAACCATCGGCACTGTAGTGCAGAGCTTAGTGGCCAAGGCCCTTGAGGACAAGGTCATCAAGGCCGACAAGAAGCTGCCCTCTGGCTACGTCATGTATGATGCCAACGATGTATCCAAGTGGAATGCCTATGCCGCAGCAGGCGTCCTGGCGGCCACCATGGTCAACTGTGGCGCCCTGAGGGGTGCTCAGGCTGTCTCCTCGACACTGCTGTACTTCAACGATATACTTGAGAAGGAGACCGCCTTGCCCGGATGCGACTTCGGCAGGGTAATGGGAACTGCTGTCGGCTTCTCGTTCTTCAGCCACTCCATCTATGGCGGCGGCGGCCCCGGCGTCTTCAACGGCAACCACGTTGTAACCAGGCACTCCAGAGGATTTGCCATACCCTGCGTGGCTGCAGCAGTAGCGCTGGATGCCGGCACTCAGATGTTCACCCCTGAGATGACATCTGGATTGGTTGGCGCTATTTATGGAGAGATCAAGGAATTCCGTGAGCCGATTGTATCGGTTGCGGAGGCTGTGTAA
- a CDS encoding mRNA surveillance protein pelota — translation MRVLKRDLRGEEGEIALLPESLDDLWHLRHLVERGDLVFALTQRKLPAIADKARPEKMERKTVRLGVRVEDIEFHMYSNWLRLHGRIVSGMDVGSYHTLNIEVGTDLSILKYHWRPDLLARIDDAVKESQRPKVVLALVEEGEATIGILRQFGVQMAAEISTSSGKGGGEDGRSSFMREVAGAIDKIAQDGAEVILAGPGFAKDDLKKVIDSTYPDLAERIALDDASSIGRSGFQEVLRRGAVKSVLESSRIAREARLIEELFREIATDGRAAYGPEEVRKAISYGAVESLLVLDDLARRGGMDDIMREVGDARGKVVIFSSEFEPGDRLASLGGVAALLRFKIA, via the coding sequence ATGCGCGTCCTGAAGAGAGATCTGCGCGGTGAGGAGGGAGAGATCGCCCTTCTTCCCGAGTCCCTGGATGACCTGTGGCACCTGCGCCACCTGGTGGAGAGGGGGGACCTGGTCTTCGCCCTGACCCAGAGGAAGCTTCCGGCAATTGCAGACAAGGCCCGGCCGGAGAAGATGGAGAGAAAGACAGTGCGCCTGGGGGTGCGGGTGGAGGACATAGAGTTTCATATGTACTCCAACTGGCTGCGGCTCCACGGGCGGATTGTATCGGGCATGGATGTGGGCTCTTACCACACCCTGAATATCGAGGTGGGCACTGATCTGTCCATACTCAAATACCACTGGAGGCCTGACCTTCTGGCGCGCATCGATGATGCTGTGAAGGAGTCTCAGCGGCCCAAGGTGGTGCTGGCTCTGGTGGAGGAGGGCGAGGCCACCATCGGCATTCTCCGCCAGTTCGGGGTGCAGATGGCAGCGGAGATCAGCACGAGCAGCGGCAAGGGAGGGGGTGAAGACGGGCGCTCCTCATTCATGAGAGAGGTGGCAGGGGCCATTGACAAGATCGCTCAGGATGGTGCAGAGGTGATCCTCGCCGGTCCGGGATTTGCCAAAGATGACCTGAAAAAGGTGATCGATTCCACCTACCCTGATCTAGCGGAGAGGATTGCATTGGACGATGCCTCTTCCATTGGCAGGTCCGGGTTTCAGGAGGTTCTCCGCCGGGGAGCTGTAAAGAGCGTCCTTGAGTCCAGCCGCATCGCCCGCGAGGCGAGGCTGATCGAGGAGCTCTTCCGGGAGATCGCCACTGATGGCAGGGCCGCCTATGGCCCGGAAGAGGTCAGAAAGGCGATAAGCTACGGGGCCGTCGAGAGCCTGCTGGTCCTGGACGATCTCGCCCGCCGGGGAGGGATGGACGATATCATGCGCGAGGTGGGAGATGCCCGCGGAAAGGTGGTCATATTCAGCTCGGAGTTTGAGCCCGGAGACCGGCTGGCCTCTTTAGGGGGAGTGGCGGCACTGCTCAGATTCAAGATAGCTTGA
- a CDS encoding Lrp/AsnC family transcriptional regulator, with the protein MHEILQILYENAKATPSEIAALLGRPEEEVAEKIKEMEDAGIIRKYITLINWERLDQSVVFAVLELKVALQRKRGYDAVAERIARFSEVESVRLVSGGHDLSVTVRGKSMKDIAYFVAEKIAPLEGIQSTCTHFILKSYKEHGAILTDQPKPERLVVTP; encoded by the coding sequence ATGCACGAGATTTTGCAGATCCTCTATGAGAATGCCAAGGCAACACCCTCTGAGATCGCAGCACTTCTCGGCAGACCGGAGGAGGAGGTGGCCGAGAAGATCAAAGAGATGGAGGATGCGGGCATAATCAGAAAGTACATCACCCTGATCAACTGGGAGAGGCTCGACCAGAGCGTTGTCTTCGCCGTCCTGGAGCTGAAGGTGGCGCTGCAGAGAAAGAGGGGCTACGATGCTGTGGCAGAGAGGATCGCCAGGTTCTCGGAGGTGGAGTCGGTGCGGCTGGTCTCCGGAGGGCATGACCTATCGGTCACCGTGCGGGGAAAATCGATGAAGGATATCGCCTATTTTGTGGCGGAGAAGATCGCCCCCTTGGAGGGGATCCAGTCCACCTGCACCCATTTTATCCTCAAGAGCTATAAGGAGCATGGGGCTATCCTCACCGATCAGCCCAAGCCCGAGAGATTGGTGGTAACCCCATGA
- a CDS encoding aminotransferase class I/II-fold pyridoxal phosphate-dependent enzyme codes for MKKQTKKQSLKNVPPWNAKRHINQSVRDMPPSGIRKFFDLVNEMKGAISLGVGEPDFVTPWHVREACIYSLELGNTHYTSNKGMPELREAICQEAKRDKGLEYDSSEEILITTGVSEGVDLAFRATLNPGEEAVVPEPCYVAYTPDIILAGGVPRTVPTHLENEFRVQREDIAPVVTGKTRSLLLSYPNNPTGAIMTRSDLEDLADVVMENDLIVISDEVYGELSYNRDHTSFAQLEGMKERTIILSGLSKSHAMTGWRIGYALGDPALIGAMTKIHQYTMLCAPTMAQVAALEAMEAGKEEMLQMRHEYNLRRRLFVSGLNRIGMDCFEPKGAFYAFPSIEGFGLSSEEFAERLLHEQKVAVVPGNVFGESGEGFLRCSYATSREELIEALDRMETFIKSL; via the coding sequence ATGAAAAAGCAGACAAAAAAGCAGAGCCTCAAGAACGTACCCCCCTGGAATGCCAAAAGGCACATCAATCAATCTGTAAGGGACATGCCCCCCTCAGGGATTCGAAAGTTCTTCGACCTGGTAAACGAGATGAAAGGAGCAATCTCCCTGGGAGTGGGCGAGCCCGACTTCGTCACCCCCTGGCATGTGCGCGAGGCCTGCATCTACTCCCTGGAGCTGGGAAACACCCACTACACCTCCAATAAAGGCATGCCTGAGCTGAGAGAGGCCATCTGCCAGGAGGCAAAAAGGGACAAGGGGCTGGAGTATGACTCCAGTGAGGAGATACTCATCACCACAGGAGTCAGCGAGGGGGTGGATCTGGCCTTCCGGGCGACACTGAACCCAGGCGAAGAGGCAGTGGTGCCCGAGCCCTGTTATGTGGCTTACACCCCGGACATCATCCTGGCAGGGGGGGTGCCAAGGACGGTTCCCACCCATCTGGAGAACGAGTTTCGGGTGCAAAGAGAGGATATTGCCCCTGTAGTGACCGGGAAGACCCGCAGCCTTCTATTAAGCTACCCCAACAATCCCACCGGGGCGATAATGACCCGCTCGGATCTTGAGGATCTGGCGGATGTGGTGATGGAAAACGACCTGATTGTGATATCTGATGAGGTTTATGGAGAATTATCTTACAACAGGGACCACACCAGCTTTGCCCAGCTGGAGGGGATGAAGGAGAGGACCATCATCCTGAGCGGCCTTTCCAAGTCCCATGCCATGACCGGCTGGCGGATAGGATATGCCCTGGGAGACCCGGCGCTCATCGGGGCGATGACCAAGATCCATCAGTACACCATGTTATGTGCCCCCACCATGGCCCAGGTGGCGGCTTTAGAGGCGATGGAAGCGGGAAAAGAGGAGATGCTGCAGATGAGGCATGAGTACAATCTGCGCAGACGCCTCTTCGTCTCGGGGCTAAACCGCATAGGTATGGACTGCTTTGAGCCCAAGGGAGCTTTTTATGCCTTCCCCTCCATAGAGGGCTTCGGCCTCTCCTCTGAGGAGTTCGCAGAGAGGCTGCTGCATGAACAGAAGGTGGCAGTGGTCCCGGGGAATGTCTTCGGCGAGAGCGGGGAGGGCTTCCTGCGCTGCAGCTATGCCACCAGCAGAGAGGAGCTGATAGAGGCTCTGGACAGGATGGAGACATTCATCAAGAGCCTGTAG
- a CDS encoding CDP-alcohol phosphatidyltransferase family protein produces the protein MLKATLRSERTDRLAGGLAALGISPNTWSLISLLPAIAGLLALVMHHLAIGLAMFALSAFIDIVDGTVARVTNQVTDKGAFIDGVVDRYVELMLYLGLLIYVGRGESLGLPNEAWIVLLIFGGLMTSFVRAYADHRGIVKDPGDLKRMGGFLERLERLMLLYFGMFLGLFNDQWLMAIIILTAILANATALQRIRFALQR, from the coding sequence ATGCTCAAAGCCACCCTTCGATCGGAGAGGACCGATCGCCTGGCAGGGGGGCTGGCTGCCCTCGGCATCAGCCCCAACACCTGGTCGCTCATCTCCCTGCTGCCGGCCATAGCAGGCCTGCTCGCTCTGGTCATGCACCATCTCGCCATCGGCCTGGCGATGTTCGCACTCTCGGCTTTCATCGATATAGTGGACGGAACTGTCGCCCGGGTCACCAATCAGGTCACCGACAAGGGGGCTTTCATCGACGGGGTGGTGGACAGATATGTGGAGTTGATGCTCTACCTGGGGCTGCTCATCTATGTGGGCCGGGGGGAGTCTCTGGGCCTTCCCAATGAGGCCTGGATTGTGCTCCTGATATTTGGCGGGCTCATGACCAGCTTTGTCCGGGCCTATGCCGACCACCGGGGGATTGTGAAGGACCCGGGTGATCTGAAGAGAATGGGCGGATTCCTTGAGAGGCTGGAGCGGCTCATGCTGCTCTATTTCGGCATGTTCCTCGGGCTTTTCAATGATCAATGGCTGATGGCGATCATCATCCTGACGGCCATCCTGGCCAATGCCACTGCCCTGCAGAGGATCCGGTTCGCCCTGCAGAGATGA
- a CDS encoding 4Fe-4S binding protein, with protein sequence MSDPVLTKAIKDAAIEMNADFIGIADPSCFLNPDYLGNRPQEIMPGLRSVIVLGVGIPRGAFEPLPKGRAEYTNTLMAATATLRVIAFQIARMIEKQGYRATIVPPEGSEFGYWYADRETLKASVSIKYAGYCAGLGNFGMNHLLITEGFGPRVRMTALLTDAPLEADENGSMPFIHEHCRSCLKCIDICPVGAISPDGKIGRHKCAEYMFNALGGLRCGLCINVCPL encoded by the coding sequence ATGAGCGATCCCGTCCTCACCAAAGCGATAAAAGATGCTGCCATCGAAATGAATGCTGACTTCATAGGCATTGCGGACCCCTCCTGTTTTCTGAATCCAGACTATCTCGGAAACAGACCCCAGGAGATCATGCCCGGTCTGAGGTCGGTCATCGTTTTGGGGGTTGGCATTCCCAGGGGAGCATTTGAGCCCCTCCCCAAGGGGCGGGCGGAATATACCAATACCCTCATGGCTGCAACTGCAACCCTGAGGGTGATCGCCTTTCAGATTGCAAGGATGATCGAGAAGCAGGGCTACCGGGCGACAATCGTCCCCCCGGAGGGGAGCGAGTTTGGATACTGGTATGCTGATCGGGAGACGCTAAAGGCAAGCGTCTCCATCAAGTATGCAGGCTATTGTGCTGGACTGGGAAACTTCGGGATGAATCACCTATTGATCACAGAGGGCTTCGGCCCCAGAGTTCGCATGACAGCATTGCTGACCGATGCTCCCCTGGAGGCTGATGAAAATGGATCGATGCCTTTTATCCATGAGCACTGCAGAAGCTGTCTGAAGTGCATTGATATCTGCCCTGTAGGTGCCATCTCTCCCGATGGGAAGATCGGCCGGCATAAGTGCGCTGAGTATATGTTCAATGCTCTGGGCGGATTGCGTTGCGGCCTGTGCATCAATGTCTGCCCGTTGTGA
- a CDS encoding 2-oxoacid:acceptor oxidoreductase family protein: MAAMEKLFGDHPGLYDIFPRKGGSAPTATHYCPGCGHGILHKLIGEAMADLGIQDRCVVISPVGCAVFAYYYLDCGHVQAAHGRAPAIATGISRAEDDAIVISYQGDGDLASIGLNETIQAANRGEKLAVFFVNNTVYGMTGGQMAPTTLIGEVTATTPQGRDPLEQGYPIHICEILDTLSAPVYIERVSLSDIEHIRKARRAVRKALEVQRDKKGYAFVELLSPCPTILRMDARGCARFINEQMEKEFPLKRFRDRSAQAQPINRQESDYSLQSLNRIFGCEDDSCIQFEEDPEFVPKGVKIAGFGGQGVLSMGLALAQAAFGCGRFVSWYPDYGPEQRGGTSNCSVIISGVPIGSPMVDHPDVLVAFNRPSLEKFAPSVKKGGVILYDSLAGQFQAPEGVKAISVPATEIAVGRGASMAANTTMFGALMQAGDLGLPREAYGNAFRVTFAKKPKLIPKNLEILEAGAEAARVLEMAARK, translated from the coding sequence ATGGCAGCAATGGAGAAGCTCTTCGGCGACCATCCGGGGCTGTATGATATCTTTCCCCGGAAGGGAGGATCTGCTCCCACTGCTACACATTACTGTCCAGGCTGCGGGCATGGCATCCTGCATAAGCTGATCGGCGAGGCCATGGCCGACCTGGGAATTCAGGACCGCTGTGTTGTGATCAGCCCGGTGGGGTGTGCTGTGTTCGCTTATTATTATCTGGATTGCGGGCATGTGCAGGCAGCCCACGGCCGGGCTCCGGCCATAGCCACGGGGATCTCCCGGGCAGAGGATGATGCCATAGTCATCTCCTATCAGGGGGATGGAGATCTGGCCTCCATCGGCCTTAACGAGACCATCCAGGCGGCTAACCGGGGGGAGAAGCTGGCGGTCTTCTTCGTAAATAACACTGTCTATGGCATGACCGGCGGGCAGATGGCGCCCACCACCCTGATCGGAGAGGTCACAGCCACCACCCCTCAGGGCCGTGATCCCCTGGAGCAGGGCTATCCCATCCATATCTGTGAGATCCTGGATACCCTCAGCGCCCCGGTGTACATCGAGAGGGTCAGCCTCTCGGATATCGAGCATATCCGCAAGGCCCGGCGGGCGGTGAGAAAGGCCCTGGAGGTTCAAAGGGATAAGAAAGGGTATGCTTTTGTGGAGCTGCTCAGCCCCTGTCCCACCATCCTGAGGATGGATGCCCGTGGCTGTGCTAGGTTCATCAATGAGCAGATGGAAAAGGAGTTCCCCTTGAAGAGGTTCCGGGACAGGTCAGCCCAGGCCCAGCCCATCAACAGGCAGGAGAGCGACTATTCTCTGCAATCCCTGAATAGGATCTTCGGCTGCGAGGATGATAGCTGCATTCAGTTCGAAGAGGATCCGGAGTTTGTGCCCAAAGGGGTGAAGATCGCCGGGTTCGGCGGGCAGGGGGTGCTCAGCATGGGCCTGGCCCTGGCCCAGGCAGCCTTTGGCTGCGGCCGTTTTGTATCCTGGTATCCCGATTACGGGCCGGAGCAGAGGGGCGGGACCTCCAACTGCTCTGTGATCATCTCCGGAGTGCCCATCGGCTCGCCGATGGTAGACCATCCCGATGTGCTGGTGGCCTTCAACCGGCCATCCCTGGAGAAGTTCGCCCCTTCCGTCAAGAAGGGGGGCGTGATCCTGTACGACTCTTTGGCCGGCCAGTTCCAGGCTCCTGAGGGGGTGAAGGCCATATCGGTGCCTGCAACAGAGATCGCTGTGGGCAGGGGAGCCAGTATGGCTGCCAATACCACCATGTTTGGGGCCTTGATGCAGGCTGGAGATCTGGGGCTGCCCAGAGAGGCTTACGGGAACGCCTTCCGCGTCACATTCGCCAAGAAGCCCAAGCTCATCCCCAAGAACCTGGAGATCTTAGAGGCGGGGGCGGAGGCGGCCCGTGTGCTGGAGATGGCAGCGAGAAAGTAG
- a CDS encoding 3-methyl-2-oxobutanoate dehydrogenase subunit VorB, producing MASALMAGNSAVIVGALYAGCDCFFGYPITPASEILHEASRLFPLVGRKFVQAESEEAAINMVYGAAAAGHRVLAASSGPGMSLKQEGITYIAGAQLPCVIVDICRAGPGLGNIGPEQSDYNQACKGGGHGCYHNIVLAPASVQEMCDFTAKGFELAFKYRNPVIILADGVLGHMVEPLEFPHEATHPTIDTSWAVAGNAETRGNLVTSISLDFIDLERHNLMLQEKYRQVEENEVLWDGYRLEDADVVLVSYGISSRIARSAVDSARREGIRAGLFRPITLYPFPKGEIAQLAGRGCRFISVEMSNGQMRDDIRLASGCRPVELVSRYGGNLIDAEQIMNKIREVA from the coding sequence ATGGCATCTGCATTAATGGCAGGGAACAGCGCTGTGATTGTGGGTGCACTCTATGCAGGATGCGACTGCTTCTTCGGCTATCCCATAACTCCGGCCAGCGAGATACTGCATGAGGCCTCAAGGCTCTTTCCCCTGGTGGGCAGGAAGTTCGTCCAGGCGGAGTCCGAGGAGGCAGCGATCAATATGGTCTATGGAGCGGCAGCCGCCGGCCACCGGGTCTTGGCCGCCAGCTCCGGGCCGGGAATGAGCCTGAAGCAGGAGGGGATCACCTACATCGCTGGGGCCCAACTGCCCTGTGTGATCGTGGATATCTGCCGGGCGGGGCCGGGCCTGGGAAACATCGGCCCGGAGCAGTCCGACTACAATCAGGCCTGCAAGGGTGGAGGCCACGGCTGCTATCATAACATAGTCCTCGCCCCGGCCAGTGTGCAGGAGATGTGCGACTTCACCGCCAAGGGCTTTGAGCTGGCCTTCAAGTACAGAAACCCGGTGATCATCCTGGCAGATGGCGTCTTAGGGCACATGGTCGAGCCCTTGGAGTTTCCCCATGAGGCGACGCATCCCACAATCGATACCAGCTGGGCGGTGGCAGGCAATGCAGAGACGAGAGGAAATCTGGTGACATCCATCTCCTTGGACTTCATCGACCTGGAGAGGCATAACCTGATGCTGCAGGAGAAGTACCGCCAGGTGGAGGAGAATGAGGTCTTATGGGATGGCTACCGTCTGGAGGATGCCGATGTCGTCCTGGTCTCTTATGGCATCAGCAGCCGTATCGCCCGGTCGGCAGTGGACAGCGCCCGCAGGGAGGGAATCCGGGCCGGGCTCTTCCGGCCTATAACCCTCTATCCCTTCCCCAAGGGGGAGATCGCCCAGCTTGCCGGCAGGGGCTGCAGATTCATATCAGTGGAGATGAGCAACGGCCAGATGAGGGATGATATCCGCCTTGCCAGCGGCTGCCGGCCGGTGGAGCTTGTCTCCCGTTACGGAGGAAATCTGATTGATGCAGAACAGATCATGAATAAGATCAGGGAGGTGGCATAA
- a CDS encoding AMP-binding protein has protein sequence MTSLLPRYVTRLDFKSYDDFREDLRIIIPENFNFAYDIVDTYAAECPDKRALVWCNDHGEEKTINFKDLKRLSDKAANLFQSCGIKKGDTVMLTLKSRWEFWVCMVGLNKLGAISIPSTHMLKAKDFLYRIKKADLKMIVCIGENGVPAEFDAAHNEAGNIPLVKALVGGRDLNREGWINFDQELERASADFIRPTGDQATKNDDILLAYFTSGTTGYPKLVKHDQTYPLGHILTAKFWQNVEDDGLHYTVADTGWAKCAWGKIFGQWIAGSAVFVYDYDRFDAGRMMDEMGKYGVTTFCAPPTIFRFMIKSDMSRYDFSRLKYAVTAGEPLNPSVYESFLKTTGLRLMEGYGQTETVVCISNYPWMEAKPGSMGKPAAGYDILLVGKNNKICEVGEEGEIVIRTDKGKPVGLFTDYHMDPDKTHNTWHDDYYHTGDTAWRDEDGYYWFIGRTDDMIKSSGYRVGPFEVESALMSHPAVLEVAITGVPDPIRGQVVKATVVLTEGFSPSEELKRELQDHVKKVTAPYKYPRIVEFVDELPKTISGKIRRVEIRDKDKPYPVINTLECKACERCIEACPVGVLKMGDELNIRGYKYVLYSGDGCIGCAACYYTCPEPLAIEVHVPQKEKSVGGS, from the coding sequence ATGACATCTTTACTGCCCAGGTATGTCACGCGATTGGATTTCAAATCATACGATGACTTCAGAGAGGATCTGAGGATAATCATCCCCGAGAACTTCAATTTCGCTTATGACATCGTCGATACTTATGCTGCTGAATGTCCTGACAAACGTGCCCTTGTCTGGTGCAATGATCATGGAGAGGAGAAGACCATCAACTTCAAGGATCTGAAGAGACTGAGCGACAAGGCAGCCAACCTCTTTCAAAGCTGCGGGATAAAGAAGGGCGATACTGTAATGCTCACCCTCAAGAGCCGCTGGGAGTTCTGGGTGTGCATGGTGGGCTTGAACAAGCTGGGCGCCATCTCCATCCCTTCCACCCATATGCTGAAGGCGAAGGACTTCCTCTACCGGATCAAAAAAGCAGACCTGAAAATGATAGTCTGCATCGGCGAGAATGGCGTTCCGGCGGAGTTTGATGCCGCCCATAACGAGGCAGGGAACATCCCCCTGGTCAAAGCCCTGGTGGGAGGCCGGGATCTGAACCGGGAGGGCTGGATCAACTTCGATCAGGAGCTGGAGAGGGCCAGCGCTGACTTCATCCGCCCCACAGGGGATCAGGCAACAAAGAACGATGACATACTCTTGGCATACTTCACCTCCGGCACTACCGGCTACCCGAAATTGGTAAAGCATGATCAGACCTATCCTCTGGGCCACATCCTCACCGCCAAGTTCTGGCAGAATGTGGAGGATGACGGCCTGCATTACACAGTGGCCGATACCGGCTGGGCCAAATGTGCCTGGGGCAAGATCTTCGGCCAGTGGATAGCAGGATCGGCCGTCTTCGTCTATGATTATGATCGCTTCGATGCCGGAAGGATGATGGACGAGATGGGCAAGTACGGCGTGACCACCTTCTGCGCCCCGCCCACCATCTTCAGGTTCATGATCAAGAGCGATATGTCTCGCTACGACTTCTCCCGTCTCAAGTATGCCGTCACCGCGGGCGAGCCCCTCAATCCATCGGTATACGAGAGCTTCCTGAAGACCACTGGCTTGCGGCTGATGGAGGGGTACGGCCAGACTGAGACTGTGGTCTGCATCTCCAATTATCCCTGGATGGAGGCCAAACCAGGTTCCATGGGCAAGCCGGCAGCAGGATATGATATCCTCCTGGTGGGCAAGAACAACAAGATCTGCGAGGTGGGCGAGGAGGGGGAGATTGTCATCCGGACGGATAAAGGAAAGCCGGTAGGCCTTTTCACCGACTATCACATGGATCCGGACAAGACCCATAACACCTGGCATGATGACTATTATCATACTGGGGATACCGCCTGGCGGGATGAGGATGGATACTACTGGTTCATCGGCCGGACAGACGATATGATCAAGAGCTCCGGCTACCGGGTAGGCCCCTTTGAGGTGGAGTCAGCCCTCATGTCCCACCCTGCCGTCCTGGAGGTGGCGATCACCGGGGTGCCCGATCCCATCCGCGGCCAGGTGGTCAAGGCCACTGTGGTCTTGACCGAGGGATTCAGCCCCTCAGAGGAATTGAAGAGGGAGCTGCAAGACCATGTGAAAAAGGTTACAGCTCCCTACAAATATCCCCGCATAGTGGAGTTCGTGGATGAGCTTCCCAAGACCATCAGCGGCAAGATAAGAAGGGTGGAGATCAGGGATAAGGACAAGCCATACCCGGTGATCAACACCCTGGAATGCAAGGCCTGCGAGAGATGCATTGAGGCCTGTCCGGTAGGGGTGCTGAAGATGGGCGATGAGCTGAACATTCGCGGCTACAAGTATGTGCTCTATTCAGGGGATGGTTGCATAGGCTGTGCTGCCTGCTACTATACCTGCCCCGAGCCGCTGGCAATTGAGGTGCATGTGCCTCAGAAGGAGAAGTCCGTGGGGGGGAGCTGA
- a CDS encoding helix-turn-helix domain-containing protein, with protein sequence MKETLEEIGTRLRELRELNRVSSKEMAEHLNVPVDAYNCYEEGKLDIPASALIGIARKLNVDTGLLLTGEESKMSIFTITRKGEGVEVERRKQYHYQSLARKFANKKAEPFIVTIDPKKESQSHPGHSLYSHPGQEFEYVLEGTLKITINENEVILNEGDSIFFDSTYDHVMEALNDRPVKILAVVM encoded by the coding sequence ATGAAAGAAACGCTTGAGGAGATAGGAACGCGACTTCGTGAGCTGAGAGAGTTGAACCGAGTATCATCCAAAGAGATGGCAGAGCACCTGAATGTACCAGTGGATGCGTACAACTGCTATGAGGAGGGAAAGCTGGACATCCCGGCCAGCGCCCTCATAGGCATTGCGCGAAAGCTGAACGTGGACACAGGACTGCTGCTGACCGGCGAGGAGTCCAAGATGAGCATCTTCACCATAACCCGCAAGGGCGAGGGGGTGGAGGTGGAGCGCAGGAAGCAGTATCATTATCAGAGCCTGGCCAGGAAGTTCGCCAATAAGAAGGCTGAGCCCTTTATCGTCACCATCGATCCCAAAAAAGAGAGCCAATCACATCCCGGCCACTCGCTCTACAGCCATCCAGGCCAGGAGTTCGAGTATGTGCTCGAGGGCACCTTGAAGATCACCATCAATGAAAACGAGGTCATTCTCAATGAAGGAGACTCGATATTCTTTGATTCAACATATGACCACGTCATGGAAGCCTTAAATGATAGGCCGGTGAAGATTCTGGCCGTGGTCATGTAA